A stretch of Cicer arietinum cultivar CDC Frontier isolate Library 1 chromosome 5, Cicar.CDCFrontier_v2.0, whole genome shotgun sequence DNA encodes these proteins:
- the LOC101496664 gene encoding uncharacterized protein isoform X3, whose translation MDPSNNTETEEETIAFKRKRARRVSFADNEITSVHIFRPDDDHSSSSSSDIRVEPLGLFRELGGDSDDEDVVRHRNPIDDAAEPVDHRNSFLQPIGSPSPGGSTTTAGDDDTDDDDFRGPVSTDFIRPERLSDSGVSDDITMDSTAFSMHYRSIARSESGDLKTPTRFDATMTTVGQSSGTPGSYMELTKREKKVLQTPDLVASSGGDSDDMSIEGEQRKTYDYGRLSPSLVAILAQGSSDLHSVSPLGSTAKHSPITNHMEVLPNNNTTVASASESSTKNTKEFVNDATLVACKQLDFAKAYRGTPPKMNEGDKLELAAKYELGFCEGPINESNSNDRGQVSGSNLRSDQVTRNHPVHAPLSLSATKLVITGSPDSFRGTGNITPSLKQFGLLVPEVHVANSATLSSLRKSISKLRTLENTPNTCTLIEGSEKLKRRLSKYAPGTSFFSEKDFQCKQVETVTVPLEDQPTSLTLENKIHRSLINTDDHVVDSLIKISKLSQNEEIVATKRDEDNVCLITADVSHNDENLKPVDIGTSTSPLLKTHITRVADFDLADSTVEKRNGEILTATHGKPFSSPVKSFDHHLSPSVECQSNCRGELKQLDLHNGAVNSALGQAIEYDKPTVAKKLDLYDVESSEQPSSPSEDAQSALKGKPAGSPSNRFLVLSSPTQEVTNVLPSPQEPPSELFHSNIRDLSHRINSDGHGVDLDNDDHPVLQVAQSPLTKTGIEVSSGKKRNLSHRINSDGHGVDLDNDDHPVLQVAQSPLTKTGIEVSSGKKRKSVEILSDGNNIDKTGRIDRSPEAHKSGNGELQFVLEQTGYMRSERENFGDQKCNDWDHILKRFSASTRQLLSPSFDKLNLNLIGRLEDILVRLQKVNKWDVLSSEIHSQKKLPDPLNIPKHKRAVEMRMLLFNIAYERAKLQLMNVKRERLLKKVQQLSSGLQETQMMKNFMPCSAKSGPVDIQADDSHSNTRFLNSQGECQVSCNKVMEMRQELESLDQKAKSLSEFFYNYYKMEGDQSCTNIVKSVPDYLEKRMSYKLVFQNLKLWDIEDFERKDDYHIIILNYCGYIIQRFTVNAGLSSITLSTSLNDVNIGKTYPNMDAFSAFVFALTQHTTSKCAGRISMAHETQITGSILCNLLDVVEEVQLARIEIRNLVQAKFNSHSVHQLDLQLYFIDFCSGKKVQVTLDMTCLKCGAYPAEILPSQIYDPVACGEQKALPSLVDQIRTAAESVTVGYSRIIRLCRCISQAVQACTQGR comes from the exons ATGGACCCTTCCAACAACACTGAAACTGAAGAAGAAACCATTGCCTTCAAGAGGAAACGTGCACGCCGCGTCAGCTTCGCCGACAATGAAATCACCTCCGTCCACATCTTTCGCCCCGACGACGACCactcctcctcctcctcttccGACATCCGCGTCGAACCATTAGGCCTCTTCCGCGAACTTGGCGGAGACAGCGACGACGAAGACGTCGTCCGCCATAGAAACCCTATCGACGACGCCGCTGAACCGGTCGATCACAGGAACTCCTTCCTTCAACCAATCGGCTCCCCCTCTCCCGGCGGCAGCACTACCACCGCCGGCGACGATGACACTGATG ATGATGATTTTCGCGGTCCTGTGTCTACTGATTTCATCCGACCGGAACGTTTATCGGACTCCGGTGTCTCAGACGACATTACGATGGACTCAACAGCCTTCTCAATGCATTACCGGAGTATCGCCCGTTCGGAATCAGGTGATCTCAAGACACCGACTAGGTTTGACGCTACGATGACAACAGTCGGTCAAAGCAGTGGCACTCCGGGGAGTTACATGGAACTCACTAAACGTGAAAAGAAGGTGCTTCAAACGCCGGATTTGGTGGCGAGCAGTGGCGGGGACTCTGATGACATGAGCATCGAGGGGGAACAACGGAAAACCTATGATTATGGAAGACTCTCTCCTAGTTTAGTTGCAATATTGGCACAGGGAAGCAGTGATTTGCATAGTGTTTCACCATTAGGTTCAACGGCTAAACATTCACCAATTACAAATCATATGGAGGTTTTACCCAATAATAATACTACAGTTGCGTCTGCTTCCGAGTCTTCAACCAAG aaCACTAAGGAGTTTGTTAATGATGCAACTCTGGTAGCTTGTAAACAGTTGGATTTTGCTAAGGCTTATAGAGGAACCCCGCCAAAGATGAATGAAGGTGATAAGTTAGAATTGGCTGCTAAGTATGAACTTGGTTTCTGCGAAGGCCCCATTAATGAGAGCAATTCTAATGACAGAGGACAAGTGTCTGGCTCTAATCTTAGGTCTGATCAAGTAACTAGAAATCATCCAGTACATGCACCACTGTCACTATCTGCAACAAAACTAGTAATTACGGGTTCTCCCGATTCATTCAGAGGTACTGGAAATATAACTCCCTCCTTAAAGCAATTTGGTTTGCTTGTGCCGGAGGTACATGTTGCAAATAGTGCAACTTTGTCATCCTTACGGAAAAGCATTTCAAAGCTGAGAACTCTTGAAAATACTCCCAACACTTGTACTCTCATAGAAGGAAGTGAGAAATTGAAACGTAGGTTATCAAAATACGCCCCAGGGACTTCTTTTTTTAGTGAAAAAGATTTTCAATGCAAGCAAGTTGAAACTGTTACTGTTCCTTTGGAGGACCAGCCGACTAGTTTAACTctagaaaataaaattcatagaAGTTTGATCAACACCGATGACCATGTAGTTGATTCTTTAATAAAGATTAGCAAGTTAAGCCAAAATGAAGAGATTGTGGCCACCAAAAGGGATGAAGATAATGTTTGTTTGATTACGGCCGATGTTTCCCACAATGATGAAAATCTTAAGCCTGTGGATATTGGCACTTCTACTTCTCCCTTGCTAAAGACTCATATAACAAGAGTGGCAGATTTTGACCTGGCGGATAGCACAGTTGAGAAAAGAAACGGCGAAATTCTAACCGCTACGCATGGCAAACCTTTTTCTTCCCCTGTAAAATCATTTGACCATCATTTATCACCATCTGTAGAATGTCAAAGTAATTGCCGTGGTGAGTTGAAGCAGCTAGATCTGCATAATGGAGCTGTTAATAGTGCTTTAGGACAAGCCATTGAATACGACAAACCCACAGTAGCTAAAAAATTGGATTTGTATGATGTTGAAAGCAGTGAACAACCCAGCTCACCTTCTGAGGATGCACAG AGTGCATTGAAGGGAAAACCGGCCGGGAGTCCTTCTAATAGATTTCTCGTTCTGAGCAGTCCTACTCAAGAAGTAACAAATGTGTTGCCCTCTCCGCAAGAGCCTCCCAGTGAGTTGTTCCACAGTAATATCCGAGACTTGTCTCACAGGATTAATTCTGATGGTCACGGTGTTGATCTTGATAACGATGACCATCCGGTACTCCAAGTAGCTCAGAGCCCTCTTACCAAAACTGGTATCGAGGTTTCTTCTGGGAAGAAAAGGAACTTGTCTCACAGGATTAATTCTGATGGTCACGGTGTTGATCTTGATAACGATGACCATCCGGTACTCCAAGTAGCTCAGAGCCCTCTTACCAAAACTGGTATCGAGGTTTCTTCTGGGAAGAAAAGGAAAAGTGTTGAGATACTAAGTGATGGAAACAATATAGATAAGACAGGGAGGATTGACAGAAGTCCAGAGGCTCATAAAAGTGGGAATGGAGAGCTGCAGTTTGTTTTGGAACAAACGGGTTATATGAGAAGTGAAAGAGAAAATTTTGGAGATCAGAAGTGTAATGATTGGGATCAT ATTCTAAAAAGATTCTCAGCCAGCACAAGACAGTTGCTTTCTCCATCATTTGATAAGCTAAATTTGAATTTG ATTGGCAGGCTGGAAGATATTTTGGTTCGTCTGCAGAAAGTTAACAAATGGGATGTTCTTTCGTCTGAAATTCATTCTCAG AAGAAATTACCCGATCCTCTAAATATTCCCAAACACAAAAG GGCTGTGGAAATGAGAATGTTGCTGTTTAATATAGCATATGAGAGGGCCAAGCTACAATTAATGAATGTTAAGCGTGAGAGATTACTG AAAAAAGTACAACAGTTGAGTTCTGGACTTCAAGAGACTCAGATGATGAAAAATTTCATGCCATGTTCAGCGAAGAGTGGACCTGTTGACATTCAAGCTGATGATAGTCATAGCAATACAAGATTTTTAAATTCCCAAGGAGAATGTCAG GTTTCTTGCAATAAAGTAATGGAAATGAGGCAGGAGCTTGAAAGTTTGGATCAGAAAGCAAAATCTTTAAGTGAATTCTTTTACAATTACTACAAGATGGAAGGGGATCAAAGCTGTACCAACATCGTAAAATCTGTTCCTGATTATTTGGAAAAGAGGATGTCTTACAAGTTGGTATTCCAGAATTTGAAG TTGTGGGATATTGAAGATTTTGAGCGTAAGGATGATTATCACATAATTATTCTCAACTATTGCGGATATATCATCCAAAG GTTCACAGTAAATGCTGGTCTATCAAGCATTACATTATCAACTAGCTTGAATGACGTGAATATTGGAAAG ACCTATCCGAATATGGATGCTTTCTCTGCGTTTGTGTTTGCCTTAACTCAACATACCACTAGCAAATGCGCAGGTCGAATCAGTATGGCACATGAAACACAG ATAACAGGTTCAATTCTATGTAATTTGCTAGATGTGGTTGAGGAGGTTCAGTTAGCTCGGATAGAGATTAGAAATTTGGTCCAAGCTAAGTTCAATTCTCATTCAG TTCATCAACTTGATTTGCAGCTATATTTCATTGACTTCTGTAGTGGGAAGAAGGTGCAAGTGACTCTCGATATGACATGCCTAAAATG TGGGGCCTATCCCGCAGAGATCCTTCCATCTCAAATATATGATCCTGTTGCTTGTGGGGAACAAAAGGCTCTTCCTTCGCTTGTAGATCAAATAAGAACTGCAGCTGAGAGTGTGACAGTGGGCTATTCAAGAATTATTAGGCTTTGTAGGTGTATCTCCCAGGCAGTTCAGGCTTGCACTCAAGGCAGATGA